GCTGCTTAAGCAGGCGAAACAACAGCAATTGAAGTTAAGCGAAGCCGAAAGGCAATTGGGGGTATGAGGAGATGAATGTCAAATATATAATGTGGGCCCTATTGGTAGGGTCCTCAATATTATTAATTATGATGCTTCTTAGGAATAGATTGTTTGGGAGAATGTTATCGGGGTTGGCCATTAATGTCGTAATTGCGGCAGTGATGCTCTATGCTTTAAACCTGCTGAGCGGATATACGAATCTGGAGATGCCGATAAATACAACTACATTAGCTACGGCGACATTACTCGGTGTACCAGGTGTTATCCTCTTAGTTGGCGTGAAACTAATTTTGATTTAAAAAAAGATTGGATTTAGTGTTGACTTCATATATCCGCCTGTGGTATCTTATAAAAGTCGCCGCTGAGACAGGGGCGAAAAAAGAGAAATTGTTCTTTGAAAACTGAACAACGAGTGAAGAAAGCATAGGCTTTCGAAGTAACATTTCCTAACGGAAATGTCTTAAGTCGAGTATTCGACTCTAAACAAAAGAGATTGTAAAATCTCGTCAGCTTTGACATTGAGCTATTCAGCTTAACAATAGGATTACCTTATTGGAGAGTTTGATCC
This genomic window from Paenibacillus hexagrammi contains:
- a CDS encoding pro-sigmaK processing inhibitor BofA family protein; translation: MLSGLAINVVIAAVMLYALNLLSGYTNLEMPINTTTLATATLLGVPGVILLVGVKLILI